The following coding sequences lie in one Chelonia mydas isolate rCheMyd1 chromosome 6, rCheMyd1.pri.v2, whole genome shotgun sequence genomic window:
- the ASCL3 gene encoding achaete-scute homolog 3, which produces MDSKSYCNFMDTLSIYDSQHVQVTRPFSGDPFVTFHVYPETPTQFTCSEDLPLLPFTSEQLITENFYMDPCNFPYQVAQANYGRGDCSYGPAFIRKRNERERQRVKCVNEGYAKLRRHLPEEYLEKRLSKVETLRAAIKYIHHLQSVLCSDSAVTEKNNLELGHTSKAMAREIQF; this is translated from the coding sequence ATGGATAGTAAAAGCTACTGTAACTTCATGGACACGTTGTCCATCTATGACTCACAACATGTACAAGTGACTAGGCCTTTCAGTGGGGACCCTTTTGTCACGTTTCATGTGTACCCTGAGACACCGACCCAGTTCACTTGCTCTGAGGATTTGCCACTACTTCCTTTTACATCCGAGCAGTTGATCACAGAGAACTTCTACATGGATCCTTGCAACTTTCCTTACCAAGTGGCCCAGGCTAATTATGGCAGAGGTGACTGTTCTTACGGACCAGCTTTCATCAGAAAAAGGAATGAAAGGGAAAGGCAGAGGGTTAAGTGTGTCAACGAAGGATATGCCAAACTCCGACGTCACCTGCCTGAGGAATACTTAGAGAAACGGCTCAGCAAAGTAGAAACACTTCGAGCTGCAATAAAATACATTCACCATCTACAATCCGTTCTGTGCAGTGATTCTGCAGTGACAGAGAAGAATAACCTGGAACTGGGCCATACTTCCAAGGCAATGGCCAGAGAGATCCAGTTTTGA